The Branchiostoma floridae strain S238N-H82 unplaced genomic scaffold, Bfl_VNyyK Sc7u5tJ_477, whole genome shotgun sequence genome contains a region encoding:
- the LOC118408874 gene encoding peptide deformylase, mitochondrial-like: MASTMIRTSASLRTLNLTRVFCTTACARAPTMWSITKNQASVTFTWLFGKLGRFSVMRRPSKPPHDFVVPVGNPILRGQALAVDNRNIKSKETQEVLDQLVKVMRKKGAVGLSAPQVGVGLQIIAVECTRKQLDLVPQEIRKIREMQEFPLKIFINPKLKVTDYSTVVFPEGCESLPGYQANVPRYYGVTITGLDREGKPVAWQVTGWPARILQHEVEHLRGDLYIDIMDSRTFIDSSWERKNF, from the exons ATGGCATCAACAATGATAAGAACTTCCGCAAGTTTACGCACGTTGAATTTGACTCGTGTTTTCTGTACCACTGCCTGTGCACGTGCACCAACGATGTGGAGTATCACCAAAAACCAAGCCTCCGTCACATTTACGTGGCTTTTTGGTAAACTTGGCCGCTTTTCAGTGATGAGAAGACCATCAAAACCGCCCCATGACTTTGTGGTACCTGTAGGTAATCCAATTTTGCGTGGGCAGGCCTTAGCCGTTGATAACAGGAATATCAAAAGTAAAGAAACGCAGGAAGTGCTGGACCAGTTAGTCAAGGtgatgagaaaaaaaggagCCGTTGGACTGAGTGCGCCACAGGTAGGCGTTGGACTACAGATAATAGCAGTGGAGTGCACCAGGAAACAGTTGGACCTCGTGCCTCAGGAAATCAGGAAAATTCGAGAAATGCAAGAGTTCCCACTGAAGATCTTCATAAACCCCAAACTGAAGGTGACCGACTACTCAACTGTAGTGTTCCCAGAGGGTTGTGAAAGTCTGCCAGGATATCAGGCCAATGTGCCCAGGTACTACGGTGTAACTATCACAG GCCTTGACCGAGAGGGGAAGCCTGTTGCATGGCAAGTGACAGGCTGGCCAGCCCGAATTCTGCAACACGAAGTAGAGCATCTACGGGGAGACCTGTATATCGACATCATGGACTCGAGGACATTCATTGACAGTAGTTGGGAAAGGAAAAATTTTTGA